The Halorientalis sp. IM1011 genome window below encodes:
- a CDS encoding SRPBCC family protein → MESVSVTRTFDADPETVRDAMADVQPFMAAAGFDETRVDGDDLTIVNGFGLAAIELSLTIVDRDDVELAYEQDEGIFEEMWTTYEVAAEDGGTRVTATTEFQLDVAVVGAVLDATVIKRQRRRELTKQFDWLESNLT, encoded by the coding sequence ATGGAATCCGTCAGTGTCACCCGGACGTTCGACGCCGACCCCGAGACAGTCCGCGACGCGATGGCCGACGTCCAACCGTTCATGGCGGCAGCGGGCTTCGACGAGACCCGCGTCGACGGCGACGACCTGACCATCGTCAACGGCTTCGGCCTCGCCGCCATCGAACTGTCGCTCACCATCGTCGACCGTGACGACGTCGAACTGGCTTACGAACAGGACGAGGGCATCTTCGAGGAGATGTGGACGACCTACGAGGTGGCGGCCGAGGACGGCGGAACCCGGGTGACGGCGACGACCGAGTTCCAGCTAGACGTGGCGGTGGTCGGTGCCGTCCTCGACGCGACGGTGATCAAACGCCAGCGGCGGCGCGAACTCACGAAACAGTTCGACTGGCTCGAATCGAACCTGACCTGA
- the gcvT gene encoding glycine cleavage system aminomethyltransferase GcvT, with translation MTGRTPPLQAVHEDAGASFTDFGGWEMPVEFDSIRTEHAAVRESVGIFDVSHMGEIEVTGPDARELMQRLTTNDVPALDSGEAQYAMITDEDGIILDDTVVYNLPPEHDADYLFIPNAGHDGQMYDRWVDHRDEWGLDAEVSNRTDDYAMFALQGPDAEERLLDAVAEDQRTTICGLNRFGVVPATVGGVDCLVARTGYTGEDGFELIAPADEADTVWEQFDCQPCGLGARDTLRIEMGFLLSGQDFDPEDDPRNPYEAGVGFTVKLDTEFVGRDALERVDAEGVAERLTGFRLVDRGVPRQGYTVRDLDGEAIGTVTSGTMSPTLEKPIGLAYLPVEYRSPGVNVQVMVRGEPKKAQTQALPFLDR, from the coding sequence ATGACGGGACGCACACCGCCCCTGCAGGCCGTCCACGAGGACGCGGGGGCGTCGTTCACGGACTTCGGTGGGTGGGAGATGCCGGTGGAGTTCGACTCCATCCGCACGGAACACGCGGCCGTCCGCGAGTCGGTCGGGATCTTCGACGTGTCCCACATGGGCGAGATCGAAGTGACCGGCCCGGACGCCCGGGAGCTGATGCAGCGGCTGACGACGAACGACGTGCCCGCGCTCGATTCCGGCGAGGCACAGTACGCGATGATCACCGACGAGGACGGAATCATCCTCGACGACACGGTGGTGTACAACCTCCCGCCGGAACACGACGCCGACTACCTCTTCATCCCCAACGCCGGCCACGACGGTCAGATGTACGACCGCTGGGTCGACCACCGCGACGAGTGGGGCCTCGACGCTGAGGTGTCCAACCGGACCGACGACTACGCCATGTTCGCGCTCCAGGGGCCCGACGCGGAGGAGCGCCTGCTCGACGCCGTCGCCGAGGACCAGCGGACGACGATCTGTGGACTCAACCGGTTCGGCGTCGTCCCGGCGACCGTCGGTGGCGTCGACTGCCTGGTCGCCCGGACCGGCTACACCGGCGAGGATGGCTTCGAGTTGATCGCCCCGGCCGACGAGGCCGACACAGTGTGGGAGCAGTTCGACTGCCAGCCCTGCGGGCTGGGCGCTCGCGACACCCTCCGCATCGAGATGGGCTTTCTCCTCTCGGGCCAGGACTTCGATCCCGAGGACGATCCCCGGAATCCCTACGAGGCCGGGGTCGGATTCACGGTCAAACTCGACACGGAGTTCGTCGGCCGGGACGCGCTGGAGCGGGTCGACGCCGAGGGCGTCGCGGAGCGACTGACCGGCTTCCGACTGGTGGACCGGGGGGTTCCCCGACAGGGCTACACCGTCCGGGACCTCGACGGCGAGGCCATCGGGACCGTCACGAGCGGGACGATGAGCCCGACGCTCGAGAAGCCGATCGGGCTGGCCTACCTCCCCGTCGAGTATCGGAGTCCGGGCGTCAACGTGCAGGTGATGGTCCGGGGCGAGCCGAAAAAGGCACAAACACAGGCGTTGCCATTTCTGGATAGATGA
- the thiC gene encoding phosphomethylpyrimidine synthase ThiC has product MTRVADRENRDPEYVREQVAEGQAVIPANYGHESLDPMVIGREFATKVNANIGNSETTSDLEGELEKLHAAVHYGADTVMDLSTGSNLDEIREANVAHSPVPVGTVPIYEAVTQVDDVADLTADLLLSVIEKQAEQGVDYMTIHAGVLAEHLSLTDGRKTGIVSRGGSILAQWMEENSDQNPLYTHFEDICEIFAEHDVTFSLGDGLRPGSLADASDEAQFAELETLGELTRVAWDHDVQVMVEGPGHVPLDEVADNVQRQQAVCDGAPFYLLGPLVTDVAPGYDHITSAIGATEAARAGAAMLCYVTPKEHLGLPAAEDVRDGLAAYRIAAHAGDVAADKPGARDWDDALSEARYDFDWRRQFDLALDPERAREFHDQTLPGDNYKEARFCSMCGVEFCSMRIDQDARDADGEMEAISDETDLSESAAAEVNLPPTGSHDTSQVPDLPDGVEPVHGDGADGEDATGDD; this is encoded by the coding sequence ATGACGCGGGTCGCAGACCGGGAGAACAGGGATCCGGAGTACGTCCGCGAGCAGGTCGCCGAGGGGCAAGCGGTGATCCCCGCCAACTACGGCCACGAGTCGCTCGACCCGATGGTGATCGGCCGGGAGTTCGCGACGAAGGTCAACGCCAACATCGGCAACAGCGAGACGACGAGCGATCTCGAAGGGGAACTCGAAAAACTCCACGCCGCTGTCCACTACGGCGCGGACACGGTGATGGACCTCTCGACTGGCTCGAACCTCGACGAGATCCGGGAGGCCAACGTCGCTCACTCTCCGGTGCCCGTCGGGACGGTGCCGATCTACGAGGCCGTCACGCAGGTCGACGACGTGGCCGATCTCACCGCCGATCTCTTGCTCTCCGTGATCGAAAAGCAGGCCGAGCAGGGCGTCGACTACATGACGATCCACGCCGGCGTCCTCGCCGAACACCTCTCGCTGACCGACGGCCGCAAGACCGGGATCGTCTCGCGGGGTGGCTCGATCCTCGCGCAGTGGATGGAGGAGAACAGCGACCAGAACCCCCTCTACACCCACTTCGAGGACATCTGTGAGATATTCGCCGAGCACGACGTGACCTTCAGCCTCGGCGACGGCCTCCGACCGGGCTCTTTGGCCGACGCGAGCGACGAGGCGCAGTTCGCGGAACTGGAGACGCTGGGCGAACTGACCCGCGTCGCGTGGGATCACGACGTGCAGGTGATGGTCGAGGGGCCGGGCCACGTTCCGCTCGACGAGGTGGCCGACAACGTACAGCGCCAGCAGGCGGTCTGTGATGGCGCACCCTTCTACCTGCTCGGTCCACTGGTGACGGACGTGGCACCCGGATACGACCACATCACGAGCGCCATCGGTGCGACCGAGGCCGCCCGCGCCGGCGCGGCGATGCTGTGTTACGTCACGCCCAAGGAACACCTCGGCCTGCCAGCGGCCGAGGACGTGCGGGACGGGCTGGCAGCCTACCGGATCGCCGCCCACGCCGGCGACGTGGCCGCGGACAAGCCCGGTGCGCGCGACTGGGACGACGCGCTCTCGGAAGCCCGCTACGACTTCGACTGGCGGCGGCAGTTCGATCTGGCGCTGGACCCCGAACGCGCCCGCGAGTTCCACGACCAGACGCTCCCCGGCGACAACTACAAGGAGGCCCGCTTCTGCTCGATGTGCGGCGTGGAGTTCTGTTCGATGCGGATCGATCAGGACGCCCGCGACGCCGATGGCGAGATGGAGGCCATCTCGGACGAGACGGACCTGAGCGAGTCCGCAGCGGCCGAGGTGAACTTGCCGCCGACGGGGAGCCACGACACGAGCCAGGTGCCGGACCTGCCCGACGGGGTGGAGCCAGTCCACGGCGATGGGGCCGACGGCGAGGACGCGACTGGTGACGACTAA
- a CDS encoding urea ABC transporter permease: MAVDTASDERTGPLGRLAAALSGPNTMGDSRRFWYGFVVATLLMFAFPLYMLDTAVTNMSQYLALVLLALSLAVVWGYTGVLSFGQVAFFGVAGYTFGIVGINVPGPAGTMAGLVIAVGVAALFAAVLGYFMFYGGVSDVYVTIMTLVVVLVLQTFLDQTAGDFWTIGDAALGGFNGMPGIPDLALGFGDSALVLADDALFYAALLVVLGTYLGLRALLNSDFGRVMVAIREDPDRTEMLGYDVKRVKLLVFTFGGALAGLGGVFYVTYMNYISPTQFSLTAASLPVIWVAVGGRKTLLGPIVATVFIERLGLFLSVNVGDWAFVINGLLLLVIVLLLPEGLLPGLRDLVSWVGDRRSGGEPDDTTEPTGEVVE, translated from the coding sequence ATGGCCGTCGACACCGCCTCCGACGAACGGACTGGACCGCTCGGTCGACTCGCGGCGGCCCTCAGCGGGCCAAACACGATGGGCGACTCCCGGCGGTTCTGGTACGGGTTCGTCGTCGCCACGCTGCTCATGTTCGCGTTCCCGCTGTACATGCTCGACACGGCGGTCACGAACATGTCCCAGTACCTCGCGCTCGTGTTGCTCGCGCTGAGCCTCGCCGTCGTCTGGGGCTACACCGGCGTGTTGAGCTTCGGGCAGGTCGCCTTCTTCGGCGTCGCCGGCTACACCTTCGGTATCGTCGGGATCAACGTCCCCGGACCGGCCGGGACGATGGCCGGCCTGGTCATCGCCGTCGGTGTTGCCGCGCTGTTCGCGGCGGTGCTGGGCTACTTCATGTTCTACGGCGGCGTCAGCGACGTGTACGTGACGATCATGACCCTCGTGGTCGTGCTCGTGTTGCAGACCTTCCTCGACCAGACCGCGGGCGACTTCTGGACCATCGGCGACGCAGCGCTCGGCGGGTTCAACGGGATGCCCGGCATCCCCGACCTCGCCCTCGGGTTCGGCGATTCGGCGCTCGTCCTCGCGGACGACGCGCTGTTCTACGCCGCCTTGCTCGTGGTACTGGGAACGTACCTCGGGCTCCGGGCGCTCCTCAACAGTGACTTCGGCCGCGTGATGGTCGCGATCCGCGAGGACCCCGACCGGACCGAGATGCTCGGCTACGACGTCAAGCGGGTGAAACTGCTCGTTTTCACCTTCGGCGGCGCGCTCGCCGGCCTCGGCGGCGTCTTCTACGTCACCTACATGAACTACATCAGCCCCACGCAGTTCAGCCTCACCGCGGCCTCCCTGCCGGTCATCTGGGTGGCCGTCGGCGGGCGGAAGACGCTGCTCGGCCCCATCGTCGCGACCGTCTTCATCGAGCGACTCGGACTCTTCCTCTCGGTGAACGTCGGCGACTGGGCGTTCGTGATCAACGGGCTCCTGTTGCTCGTCATCGTCCTCCTGCTGCCAGAGGGGCTGCTTCCGGGACTCCGGGACCTCGTCTCCTGGGTCGGTGACCGCCGCAGCGGTGGCGAGCCCGACGATACGACCGAGCCGACCGGGGAGGTGGTCGAATGA
- the gcvH gene encoding glycine cleavage system protein GcvH codes for MSFEIPEDCRFLDSHEWARREDGTVRVGISDFAQDELGDVVFVELPAEGDQVTQGEEFGVVESIKAVSDLYSPVSGTVVAVNDDLVDAPELVNEDPYGDGWMLDVEIDDESELDDLLSPEAYDDQIA; via the coding sequence ATGAGCTTCGAGATTCCCGAGGACTGCCGGTTTCTGGACTCCCACGAGTGGGCACGCCGCGAGGATGGTACCGTCCGGGTCGGCATCTCAGATTTCGCACAGGACGAACTCGGCGACGTGGTGTTCGTCGAACTCCCCGCCGAGGGCGACCAGGTGACCCAGGGCGAGGAGTTCGGCGTCGTCGAGAGCATCAAGGCAGTGTCCGACCTCTACTCCCCCGTCTCGGGCACCGTCGTCGCGGTCAACGACGACCTCGTCGACGCTCCGGAACTGGTCAACGAGGACCCCTACGGCGACGGCTGGATGCTCGACGTCGAGATCGACGACGAGAGCGAACTGGACGACCTGCTCTCGCCCGAGGCGTACGACGACCAGATCGCCTGA
- a CDS encoding sulfite exporter TauE/SafE family protein, translated as MAITAAAITGAVVGLRHSLEADHLAAISTLVDDRKTDRPGVVGASWGVGHSLPIIAVGLLFVFLSASLPETVTLAFEVLAGLILVYLGLRMLLEVAGLLTVERHEHDGHEHTHVSLGSVSIGSFHTHVDGESFLVGIVHGLAGSGAIVVALAASASTVSSSFSLLLSFSVITVLTMSVLSYLWGSVLTTRLQSGLKVVAGSASFGIGGLLVANELLGIGPILF; from the coding sequence ATGGCAATCACTGCTGCAGCGATCACCGGCGCGGTGGTTGGCCTCCGGCACTCGCTGGAGGCGGACCACCTGGCCGCAATTTCGACGCTCGTCGACGACCGGAAGACCGACCGCCCCGGCGTAGTCGGAGCCTCCTGGGGTGTCGGGCACTCGCTCCCGATCATCGCCGTCGGGCTCCTCTTCGTCTTCCTCAGTGCGTCGCTCCCCGAGACCGTGACGCTGGCCTTCGAGGTACTGGCCGGCCTGATCCTCGTCTATCTCGGTCTCCGGATGCTGCTGGAGGTCGCGGGGCTACTCACCGTCGAGCGCCACGAACACGACGGCCACGAACACACGCACGTCTCGCTCGGGAGCGTCTCGATCGGCTCCTTCCACACGCACGTCGACGGCGAGTCGTTCCTCGTCGGCATCGTCCACGGACTGGCCGGGAGCGGTGCCATCGTCGTCGCGCTCGCCGCGAGCGCCTCGACCGTCTCCTCCTCGTTCTCGCTGTTGCTCTCCTTCTCGGTCATCACGGTGCTGACGATGAGCGTCCTCTCGTACCTGTGGGGCTCGGTGCTGACCACCCGCCTCCAGTCCGGCCTGAAAGTCGTCGCCGGGAGCGCGAGCTTCGGCATCGGCGGTCTGCTCGTGGCGAACGAACTGCTGGGCATCGGCCCGATCCTGTTCTAA
- the ureB gene encoding urease subunit beta codes for MGSDLIPGEVDPGEGTVTINEGRETATVSVANTGDRPVQVGSHFHFFEVNRALAFDRETAFGMRLDVPAGTAVRFEPGDEREVDLVAYGGNQRVTGHNGLTDGATSDGEVGAALARVRERGFGDTGSGDDQPTEPTDTAEDAE; via the coding sequence ATGGGAAGTGATCTGATTCCCGGCGAGGTCGACCCTGGCGAGGGGACTGTCACGATCAACGAGGGTCGGGAGACGGCCACGGTGTCGGTCGCGAACACCGGCGACCGGCCCGTGCAGGTCGGCTCGCACTTCCACTTCTTCGAGGTCAACCGGGCGCTCGCCTTCGACCGGGAGACGGCGTTCGGGATGCGGCTGGACGTGCCGGCGGGCACCGCAGTCCGGTTCGAGCCGGGCGACGAGCGCGAGGTCGACCTCGTGGCCTACGGCGGGAACCAGCGCGTCACCGGGCACAACGGGCTGACCGACGGCGCGACCAGCGACGGCGAGGTCGGGGCGGCGCTGGCCCGGGTTCGGGAACGCGGGTTCGGGGATACCGGCAGTGGAGACGACCAGCCGACCGAACCCACGGACACTGCGGAGGACGCGGAATGA
- a CDS encoding ABC transporter ATP-binding protein, which translates to MLELEGVRAGYDSTPILRNVDLTVEKGEIVGVMGKNGVGKSTLVKTVVGLVEPDEGIVRFDGRDVTDDPPHERARQGMGYIPQGREIFPDLTVEQNLRMGESINAGESELLYEDVFDYFPILDERRDQKGGTMSGGQQQMLAIARALVANPDLLLLDEPSEGIQPSIVAQISEDMRAINEDLGTTILFVEQNLSVIRDMADRCYAMERGTIVDELGETALEDEETIASYLAV; encoded by the coding sequence ATGCTTGAACTCGAGGGGGTACGGGCCGGCTACGACTCGACGCCGATCCTCCGGAACGTGGACCTGACGGTAGAAAAAGGCGAGATCGTCGGCGTGATGGGCAAAAACGGCGTCGGGAAGTCGACGCTCGTGAAGACCGTCGTGGGCCTCGTCGAACCCGACGAGGGGATCGTCCGGTTCGACGGCCGCGACGTGACCGACGACCCGCCGCACGAGCGGGCCCGGCAAGGGATGGGCTACATCCCGCAGGGTCGGGAGATCTTCCCCGACCTCACCGTCGAACAGAACCTCCGGATGGGCGAGTCCATAAACGCGGGCGAGTCCGAACTCCTCTACGAGGACGTGTTCGACTACTTCCCGATCCTCGACGAGCGCCGCGACCAGAAGGGCGGAACGATGAGCGGCGGCCAACAGCAGATGCTCGCCATCGCGCGGGCGCTGGTCGCCAACCCCGACCTCCTCCTGCTGGACGAACCCAGCGAGGGCATCCAGCCCTCCATCGTCGCCCAGATCAGCGAGGACATGCGCGCGATCAACGAGGACCTCGGCACGACCATCCTCTTCGTCGAGCAGAACCTCTCGGTGATCCGGGACATGGCCGACCGCTGCTACGCCATGGAACGGGGGACCATCGTCGACGAACTCGGAGAAACGGCCCTCGAAGACGAGGAGACCATCGCCTCGTACCTCGCGGTCTGA
- the urtB gene encoding urea ABC transporter, permease protein UrtB: MAVGMDLVVQFFPSFAAVVLAATGLAIIFGIMGVINLAHGEFIMVGAFSTTLAYNGALPFVPIPPLPLPAAMLTGALVTALFGLLVERTIVSGAIPNWIAERTLGRPIITPLYDRLLDSMVATWGLSLIMVQTFRNVFGNSLDGIPIPFGQLDYGAGLSIGTYQVALAGVAVLVLIGLYLVFARTDYGMRARATIQNEDMAQSLGVDTDRMYVLTFAFGSGLAGLTGALYAPLLSIEPGLGSQFLVDAFVAVVVGGASVVVGTLLAGGLLGFVDAVFSNWFGTFAGRIALLLVAIVSIRFLPAGLTGLVERIRERRAEVE, from the coding sequence ATGGCCGTCGGCATGGATCTGGTCGTCCAGTTTTTCCCGAGTTTCGCCGCCGTCGTGCTGGCGGCGACCGGGCTGGCGATCATCTTCGGCATCATGGGGGTGATCAACCTCGCCCACGGCGAGTTCATCATGGTCGGGGCGTTCTCGACCACCCTCGCGTACAACGGGGCGCTGCCGTTCGTGCCGATCCCCCCACTCCCGTTGCCCGCCGCGATGCTGACCGGGGCGCTCGTGACCGCGCTGTTCGGCCTGCTCGTCGAGCGGACGATCGTCTCCGGAGCGATCCCGAACTGGATCGCCGAGCGGACCCTCGGCCGGCCGATCATCACCCCGCTGTACGACCGGCTGCTCGACTCGATGGTCGCGACCTGGGGGCTCAGCCTCATCATGGTCCAGACCTTCCGCAACGTCTTCGGGAACTCGCTGGACGGCATCCCGATCCCGTTCGGACAGCTCGACTACGGTGCCGGCCTGTCGATCGGCACCTACCAGGTCGCGCTGGCCGGGGTCGCCGTCCTCGTACTGATCGGGCTCTACCTGGTGTTCGCCCGGACCGACTACGGGATGCGTGCCCGGGCGACCATCCAGAACGAGGACATGGCCCAGTCGCTGGGCGTCGACACCGATCGCATGTACGTGCTGACCTTCGCCTTCGGTTCCGGGCTGGCTGGCCTGACCGGGGCGCTCTACGCGCCACTCCTGAGCATCGAGCCCGGTCTGGGGTCGCAGTTCCTGGTCGACGCGTTCGTCGCCGTCGTCGTCGGTGGCGCATCCGTCGTCGTCGGGACGCTGCTGGCCGGCGGCCTCCTCGGGTTCGTCGACGCCGTCTTCTCGAACTGGTTCGGGACCTTCGCCGGGCGGATCGCCCTGCTACTGGTAGCGATCGTCTCGATCCGGTTCCTGCCCGCCGGCCTGACCGGGCTGGTCGAACGGATCCGCGAGCGCCGCGCGGAGGTGGAGTGA
- a CDS encoding ABC transporter ATP-binding protein → MSDATEGMDPAVKQTSAELATGVDTDTILQTDGLTKRFGGLTAIDDVEFGVEAGELRCLIGPNGAGKSTLLNLITGALTPSEGSVYFQGHDITGMDPHERIRRGLSIKFQVPSVYEDLSVRENVRLPIQRLASGTEREERIADALAASGLADKADIDASALSHGEQQQLEIGMAASLEPELLLLDEPVAGLSVDERDGIAERITRLNEERSIAFVVIEHDTEFVAEIADHVTVLHQGETFREGPIEEIEADPEVQRIYLGGEADA, encoded by the coding sequence ATGAGCGACGCTACCGAGGGGATGGACCCCGCGGTCAAACAGACCAGCGCCGAGCTGGCGACCGGGGTCGACACCGACACCATCCTGCAGACCGACGGGCTGACCAAGCGCTTCGGCGGTCTGACCGCCATCGACGACGTGGAATTCGGCGTCGAGGCCGGCGAGTTGCGCTGTCTCATCGGCCCCAACGGCGCGGGCAAGTCCACCCTCCTGAACCTGATCACGGGGGCACTCACCCCCTCCGAGGGCTCGGTCTACTTTCAGGGCCACGACATCACGGGGATGGACCCCCACGAGCGCATCCGGCGCGGGCTCTCGATCAAGTTCCAGGTGCCAAGCGTCTACGAGGACCTCTCCGTCCGGGAGAACGTCCGCCTGCCGATCCAGCGGCTGGCCTCCGGCACCGAGCGCGAGGAGCGGATCGCCGACGCGCTGGCGGCGTCCGGGCTCGCCGACAAGGCCGACATCGACGCCTCGGCGCTGTCCCACGGGGAACAGCAGCAACTGGAGATCGGCATGGCTGCCTCGCTGGAACCGGAACTCCTCCTGCTCGACGAACCCGTCGCCGGCCTCTCGGTCGACGAGCGCGACGGGATCGCCGAGCGGATCACCCGCCTCAACGAGGAGCGATCGATTGCGTTCGTCGTGATCGAACACGACACGGAGTTCGTCGCCGAGATCGCCGACCACGTCACCGTCCTCCACCAGGGCGAGACCTTCCGGGAGGGGCCGATCGAGGAGATCGAGGCCGATCCCGAGGTCCAGCGGATCTACCTCGGAGGTGAGGCCGATGCTTGA
- a CDS encoding urea ABC transporter substrate-binding protein, which produces MTKRVSRRELLAGGAGVATASLAGCALLGESGSGTITLGILEDQSGNFALNGTPKHHASILAIEEINDDGGIDGQQVEYEDPDPQSDNDRYLELTRRMINQHRVDALWAGYSSATRETIRPTIDQNDQLYFYTTQYEGGVCDKNVFAVGPTARQQLGAVLPYLVEEYGSEIYTIAADYNFGQLSADWVKVLADENDAEVIGEEFIPLSNSQFSSTINRIQEADPDFVMSMLVGSNHTSFYEQKASAGLDVPIGTSTAMAQGHEHLRLDPPAMTNIYAGVNYMEEIPTTRNTEDGGFVDRYYERWPDAAYLNEEAENNYFSIYMYKRAVEQAGTTDQAEVKEALESGITYPAPEAPEGEEIELVPETHHVNHHMWVMRADDEHNVEAVDDMVIDETFLKDTVGCDLTAEDEETQYTPQDYYEEAG; this is translated from the coding sequence GTGACGAAACGCGTCAGTCGCCGCGAGTTGCTCGCCGGGGGAGCCGGCGTCGCGACGGCCTCGCTGGCCGGGTGCGCGTTGCTCGGCGAGAGTGGGAGCGGGACGATCACGCTGGGGATCCTCGAAGACCAGTCGGGGAACTTCGCGCTCAACGGCACGCCCAAACACCACGCGAGCATCCTGGCGATCGAGGAGATCAACGACGACGGGGGGATCGACGGCCAGCAGGTCGAGTACGAGGATCCGGACCCGCAGTCGGACAACGACCGCTACCTGGAGCTGACCCGGCGGATGATCAACCAGCACCGGGTCGACGCGCTGTGGGCCGGCTACTCCAGTGCCACCCGGGAGACGATCCGGCCGACCATCGACCAGAACGATCAGCTGTACTTCTACACGACCCAGTACGAGGGCGGGGTCTGTGACAAGAACGTCTTCGCGGTCGGGCCGACCGCCCGCCAGCAGCTCGGTGCCGTCCTCCCGTACCTCGTCGAGGAGTACGGGTCGGAGATCTACACGATCGCAGCCGACTACAACTTCGGCCAGCTCTCGGCCGACTGGGTGAAGGTGCTGGCCGACGAGAACGACGCGGAGGTGATCGGCGAGGAGTTCATCCCGCTCAGTAACTCCCAGTTCTCCTCGACGATCAATCGCATCCAGGAGGCCGACCCGGACTTCGTGATGTCGATGCTGGTCGGCTCGAACCACACCTCCTTCTACGAGCAGAAGGCCTCCGCGGGGCTGGACGTCCCGATCGGGACCTCGACGGCGATGGCCCAGGGGCACGAACACCTGCGGCTCGATCCGCCGGCGATGACCAACATCTACGCCGGCGTCAACTACATGGAGGAGATTCCGACGACGCGAAACACCGAGGACGGTGGCTTCGTCGACCGGTACTACGAGCGCTGGCCCGACGCCGCCTACCTCAACGAGGAAGCCGAGAACAACTACTTCTCGATCTACATGTACAAGCGGGCCGTCGAACAGGCCGGCACGACCGATCAGGCCGAGGTCAAGGAAGCTCTGGAGTCGGGTATCACCTACCCCGCGCCGGAGGCCCCGGAGGGTGAGGAGATCGAACTCGTCCCGGAGACCCACCACGTGAACCACCACATGTGGGTCATGCGGGCCGACGACGAGCACAACGTCGAGGCCGTCGACGACATGGTCATCGACGAGACCTTCCTCAAGGACACGGTCGGCTGTGACCTCACCGCGGAGGACGAGGAGACCCAGTACACGCCCCAGGACTACTACGAGGAGGCCGGGTAG